The nucleotide sequence GTTAAATAGAGCAATTGTCCATTTGTGTAGAAAATATTTAGGAGAGGACTATGCCGAAAGAAAAAACAGTCGAAGGAAGAATAGGGTCTAATGTTGACCCTATTCTATATAGGAAGCTATGTAAAATCGCCCGAATGTTTGGACGAACGAAGTCAGATTTATTAAAAGAGGGTATTTGGGAGTTAATAACTCAGCAAAAAAATCAAAAAAAAGGAGGTGCGGGTATGCTTTACATTTTAAACACGCTTGTTATACCTGTTGATTTGCAAGAGAAGGATCGGTATTTAGTTGAGATTTTAAAAGTGGATTTAAAGACGGCGAAGGGACTTATCAAGAGGAACTCTTTTGTATCGGCAGTCGGTCATGAGGCGACTGCTAAAGTGTTGTCAGAGTTA is from Caldisericum sp. and encodes:
- a CDS encoding DUF1874 domain-containing protein; this encodes MPKEKTVEGRIGSNVDPILYRKLCKIARMFGRTKSDLLKEGIWELITQQKNQKKGGAGMLYILNTLVIPVDLQEKDRYLVEILKVDLKTAKGLIKRNSFVSAVGHEATAKVLSELLGVEIPYNRIAVKMKEGDSALHFVLRTRLPEGKVLSEEELKALDFDFVFSKVY